GCACGAAGAAGGCATTCAATGCGCAGCTTCTGTCATTTTAAATCACAGAAACGAATCCATTGCGGCGCTGAGTATTACCGCACCAAAATTTCGAGTAGACAACGCACGCTTTCAACACTTTCAAACATTGGTCAAAGACGCCTGTAAGAAAGTATCCACCCGAATGGGGGCCATGGCCTCTAACTAGCATAGGAAAGTCCATTATGGCGACGATAAAACTAACAAACGTCATCAAACGGTTTCATGATATCGAGACAATTCATGGCGTCGATCTAGATCTAAACGACGGTGAATTTGTGGTCTTTGTAGGCCCATCTGGTTGTGGCAAATCCACGCTGCTGCGCTTGATCGCAGGGCTTGAAGACATCACAGACGGAAAGCTTGAGATCAATGGCGTTAACATGAACAACGTTGCGCCAGCCGATCGCGGTGTTGCCATGGTGTTCCAATCGTATGCGCTCTACCCTCACATGACGGTCGAAGAAAACATGAGTTTCGGCTTACGCATGAACGGCGTTAGTCCTGAAAAAATCAAAGCACAAGTCAGCAACGCTGCGAATATTTTGCAACTCAACGAACTGTTAGATCGCAAACCAAAACAACTGTCTGGTGGTCAGCGCCAACGTGTGGCGATTGGCCGCGCCATTGTTCGTCAACCAGAAGTATTCTTGTTCGATGAGCCATTATCTAACCTTGACGCTGAACTGCGCGTCGATATGCGCATTCAAATCGCTCAACTTCACAACAAGCTAAAAGCCACCATGGTGTACGTGACTCACGATCAAGTTGAAGCCATGACATTGGCCGATAAAATCGTTGTATTACGCGCCGGTAATGTAGAGCAAGTTGGTTCGCCTCTCGAGCTTTATCATAATCCAGAAAATGAATTTGTTGCCGGTTTTATTGGCTCACCAAGAATGAATTTTCTCGATGGAAAAATTATTAGCATAGACAAGGCGGATCTTGCTGTAATCAACATTGCAGGACAGGTAATCGAACTGGAAGTAGACGGTACTAAAGTATCGGTCAATGAGACCGTAAAACTGGGCATTCGCCCCGAGCATGTGAAGGAAAACATCCAAGAAGCGGATGTGACGCTGGATATTGATATTGACGTGGCCGAACACCTTGGTGGCTTAACCTATCTTTATGGTCAATTCAAAGGGCATAAACTCACCATTGAAGTCAGCGGTTCGAACCTCACTCGCAACGGCGAACATATCCAAGTCGGTATCAAAAAAGAAGACTGTTACTTATTCAATCGTGATGGCCAAGCGCTAATTAATCGCCCTGTGCCAGCACGATAAGAGACCTACAATATTAGTAAAAACAAAAAATGCCTTCATACTTTGTATGAAGGCATTTTTATTATCTTGGCTTTTAACGGGTTACTAACTGCGTTAGTAACCGTGCCATTAAGATAATGTCAAAATGATTTTCGAGACTTCGTCGTAACTCTCCACAACCCAATTAGCACCGGCATCAATAAGCCGTTGCCTATGATCTGGGTGCTTAGCATGAGATCCAGCCGTAATACCAATACACAACATACCCGCACTTCTTGCCGCTTGAACACCGGCAGGGCTGTCTTCAATTACCAGAGCTCGCTCCGCGGGAAGTGCCATCTTTTCAGCCGCAAACAAGAACAAATCTGGAGCAGGTTTGCCTCGTACCACCATAGTCGAAGAAAATATCTTGTCAGAAAAGTAATGACGAAGATTAGTCGCCGTTAAACTCGCGTCAATCCTTTCGGGATGAGAAGACGACGCAACACAATACGGCAAATTTAATGACTCAATAAACGCAGTAACACCTAAAACGGGTTGCAGCTCTTGTTGAAAGCGAGCAAACAAATACTCGTTCATTTCCGTAATAGAAGCGTCGGTTAGCTCAACGCCTTGCGATGCAAACAGCTCATCCCGGGCCGATTTCATACTGCGGCCTTGGAACTGCTGAATAACGTCCTCTTTCGTCAGGTTTCCACCTTGCTTGAGAATCAAATCATGCAAAACCTCAATAGACAAAATTTCGCTATCGACCAACACGCCATCGCAGTCAAAAATAATCAAGTCCAGCATTTTCGGTAGAGCTTCCTCAATAACGTTCAACACGTTTACAGCTCCCGAGCAATGGCTTGCAACTTAGTAAAGGCAAGATATCGCGCATCATGTAATTGACGAATATCCTCAGCAGCTGGAAAATATCGATCTCCGAAAGACGACATCGCTTTCATAGCATCCTCCACGTTCGAATAAGCCCCTGCCGCAACCGCCGCTAACATGGCCGTTCCAAGTATGACAGGCTCATCAGCACTGGGAGCGACCACGTCTTTCCCCGTTGCATCGGCTATGAGCTGGCGGACTAATGGGTCTTGCCCAGCTCCGCCACTGATAACAACACGAGCGATATTCAAACCTTGCGCGGCCTGAGCTTCGATAATTTGTCTCAATCCATACGCCAGACCACAGATACCCGCGACATAAAGTGCGACAAGGCTATCAATCGATTTATCCATACTGAGACCCGCCATAATCGCCCGGGCATTGGGGTCTGCAAACGGTGCACGATTACCCAGAAACTCAGGAACAACATGCACCCCTTCCGCCAGATTAACCGCATCGCTAAGAGTAAGTATTTTCAATTTAGCCTGCTTTGACAACCAGACGCTTAATGGAATACCCGCTTCTTTTGCTAATAAGCTAGCTTCAGTCGATGCCGGATGCATCAAAACCAAATGGTCAATCGCGGCACCTGCGGCAGACTGCCCTGCTTCATTCAACCACATACTCGGCAACATCGCAGAAAAGTACGGCCCCCAAACGCCAGGCACATTGATCGCCTTAGACGACGTCGTCAATGTACAGGCAGACGTTCCAAAAACATACGCTAAACACTCGGCTGGCGCGGCCGCACCATCTTCCGTTAACGCCCCAACCGAACCGACTCCACCGGCATGAGCATCAATTAATCCTGCCGCCACAGCCGTACCCGCTTTTAATCCAAGCTGTTCTGCCGCGCGATGCGTTAACCCTTGCGCTAAAGATGTTCCCGGCGCAACAATCTCGGTACCTATTTTAGCAAATTGAGTATCCGATAAATCGTCTAGGCCAATGGCGTCAAAATACGATTCGTCCCAACGGCTCTCATGGGCGAGATACGTCCACTTACACACCACGGTACAAATAGATCGAGCCTGTGACCCTGAAGCTCGATAAGTTAAATAATCGGTAAGATCAAAAAAATGTTTTGCACTGTGATATGTTTCTGGTAAATGTGTCTTCAGCCACAATAATTTGGGGGTTTGCATCTCTGGCGAGATGCGATTTCCAACGTAGTTTAAAACACTGTGCCCAAGCTCATTAATCTTACTGGCTTGTTTCGTCGCCCGCTGATCCATCCAAACAATAACATTACGATCCGCAATACCGTGCTCACCGACAGGCAATGGCTGGTTGTTTTCACCCATCACGACCATTGAACACGTCGCATCAAACGACAAGCCGACAATAGTGTCGACGGGGAGTCCGGATGCGTTAACAACCGCTTTCACACACGCACAAACGGCCTGCCAAATATTTTCGGACGATTGTTCATACCGTGCATTTGCATCTTGAAATGTCGTAATCTCATGCTTAGCGACATGCAACATATTACCTTGCAAATCAAACAAGCCAGCACGAGCACTGCCTGTTCCGACATCGACACCAACTACATAAGAAGCGGATGCGTCATGAATTAAGCGACTCATTTATAAATCCACACTGTTGGGTAAAATAACCAAATCTCGAATCGTGATATTGGCCGGTCTCGTTAGCATAAAGACAACAGAATCAGCCACTGCCTCTGGTTGCATTAAACTGCCATTAGCCAATGCCTCTTCCATTTTTGCTTTTGGCCAATCATCCAATAACGCGGTAACAACAGGACCTGGAGCGACCGCACCGACGCGAATAGAATGGACACTAAGCTGGCGACGCAGAGTATGAACAAATGCCTGAATCGCATGTTTTGACGCGGTATAAATAGGCTCCCAGA
This genomic stretch from Marinomonas primoryensis harbors:
- a CDS encoding ABC transporter ATP-binding protein, with the protein product MATIKLTNVIKRFHDIETIHGVDLDLNDGEFVVFVGPSGCGKSTLLRLIAGLEDITDGKLEINGVNMNNVAPADRGVAMVFQSYALYPHMTVEENMSFGLRMNGVSPEKIKAQVSNAANILQLNELLDRKPKQLSGGQRQRVAIGRAIVRQPEVFLFDEPLSNLDAELRVDMRIQIAQLHNKLKATMVYVTHDQVEAMTLADKIVVLRAGNVEQVGSPLELYHNPENEFVAGFIGSPRMNFLDGKIISIDKADLAVINIAGQVIELEVDGTKVSVNETVKLGIRPEHVKENIQEADVTLDIDIDVAEHLGGLTYLYGQFKGHKLTIEVSGSNLTRNGEHIQVGIKKEDCYLFNRDGQALINRPVPAR
- a CDS encoding HAD family hydrolase, whose amino-acid sequence is MLNVIEEALPKMLDLIIFDCDGVLVDSEILSIEVLHDLILKQGGNLTKEDVIQQFQGRSMKSARDELFASQGVELTDASITEMNEYLFARFQQELQPVLGVTAFIESLNLPYCVASSSHPERIDASLTATNLRHYFSDKIFSSTMVVRGKPAPDLFLFAAEKMALPAERALVIEDSPAGVQAARSAGMLCIGITAGSHAKHPDHRQRLIDAGANWVVESYDEVSKIILTLS
- a CDS encoding FGGY-family carbohydrate kinase; the protein is MSRLIHDASASYVVGVDVGTGSARAGLFDLQGNMLHVAKHEITTFQDANARYEQSSENIWQAVCACVKAVVNASGLPVDTIVGLSFDATCSMVVMGENNQPLPVGEHGIADRNVIVWMDQRATKQASKINELGHSVLNYVGNRISPEMQTPKLLWLKTHLPETYHSAKHFFDLTDYLTYRASGSQARSICTVVCKWTYLAHESRWDESYFDAIGLDDLSDTQFAKIGTEIVAPGTSLAQGLTHRAAEQLGLKAGTAVAAGLIDAHAGGVGSVGALTEDGAAAPAECLAYVFGTSACTLTTSSKAINVPGVWGPYFSAMLPSMWLNEAGQSAAGAAIDHLVLMHPASTEASLLAKEAGIPLSVWLSKQAKLKILTLSDAVNLAEGVHVVPEFLGNRAPFADPNARAIMAGLSMDKSIDSLVALYVAGICGLAYGLRQIIEAQAAQGLNIARVVISGGAGQDPLVRQLIADATGKDVVAPSADEPVILGTAMLAAVAAGAYSNVEDAMKAMSSFGDRYFPAAEDIRQLHDARYLAFTKLQAIAREL